From a region of the Candidatus Poribacteria bacterium genome:
- a CDS encoding amidohydrolase family protein: protein MILRAKYVMPSSHEVFHNGAVAIDGDEIVEVGTFDSIRRTRNGSIEDLGEIALLPGFINAHVHLDFGTLAGKIPPPGSFTSWVREVRRLRADERPEDVERAIADGARESLTGGATTVVDHSHTGLSARVLRDSPIRKLVHFELIGFSAARAEGSLRQLDEQAGSVEPKLTLGLAPHAPYSTSDALYGECLRRSKAHGYPLSSHVAETVEEEEFTRSGTGPFRELLEDFGISLDGWTPPGVTPVQHLHRLGWFDRSPLLVHGNYIRNEDIPILRDLNITVVYCPRSHAYFGHESHPFEKLFALGVNVAVGTDSLASCPSLSMLDELKFMYGRHRHVSPERVLTFAMLNGAKSLKVNAKIGGLRSGWKADLVGISLPSGGSRIAERILADESAVAFTMVGGEVGYRSSA, encoded by the coding sequence ATGATCCTGCGCGCCAAGTACGTCATGCCCAGCAGCCACGAGGTGTTCCACAACGGAGCCGTCGCCATCGACGGGGACGAGATCGTCGAGGTGGGAACCTTCGACTCGATCCGCCGCACTCGAAATGGCTCCATCGAGGACCTGGGCGAGATCGCCCTGCTGCCGGGGTTCATCAACGCGCATGTGCATCTCGACTTCGGCACGCTGGCGGGCAAGATTCCGCCGCCGGGGTCGTTCACGTCGTGGGTGCGGGAGGTGCGTCGGCTCCGTGCCGACGAACGACCCGAAGACGTCGAGCGCGCCATCGCCGACGGGGCGCGGGAATCTTTGACGGGCGGCGCGACGACGGTCGTCGACCACTCGCACACGGGTCTGTCGGCTCGCGTGTTGAGGGATTCGCCGATCCGCAAGCTCGTCCACTTCGAGCTGATCGGGTTCAGCGCGGCGCGGGCGGAGGGCTCGCTGAGACAGCTCGATGAGCAGGCTGGGTCGGTGGAACCAAAGCTGACGCTGGGGTTGGCTCCCCACGCGCCGTATTCGACCTCGGACGCGCTCTACGGTGAGTGCCTGCGGCGGTCGAAGGCGCACGGGTACCCGCTGTCGTCGCACGTTGCGGAGACGGTCGAGGAGGAGGAGTTCACGCGGTCGGGCACGGGTCCGTTCCGCGAGCTCTTGGAGGACTTCGGCATCTCGCTCGACGGCTGGACGCCGCCGGGCGTGACGCCGGTTCAGCACCTGCATCGGCTGGGGTGGTTCGACCGGTCGCCGCTACTGGTTCACGGCAACTACATCCGCAACGAGGACATCCCGATCCTGCGCGACCTGAACATCACGGTCGTGTACTGCCCGCGCAGCCATGCCTATTTCGGGCACGAGTCCCATCCGTTCGAGAAGCTGTTCGCTTTGGGCGTGAACGTCGCCGTCGGGACGGACAGCCTCGCAAGCTGCCCATCGCTGAGCATGCTCGACGAGCTCAAGTTCATGTACGGTCGGCATCGGCACGTGTCGCCGGAGCGCGTTCTGACGTTCGCGATGCTCAACGGGGCGAAGAGCCTCAAGGTGAACGCGAAGATCGGCGGGCTGCGCTCGGGCTGGAAGGCGGACCTAGTGGGCATCTCGCTGCCATCCGGCGGGAGCCGGATCGCGGAGCGGATCCTCGCGGACGAATCCGCTGTGGCGTTCACCATGGTGGGCGGGGAGGTCGGCTATCGGTCGAGTGCGTAG
- a CDS encoding menaquinone biosynthesis protein: MSSSEPTIRIGTVGYLNSVPLTEGLDGKPGVELCRGVPSALADDLVAGRIDVGLVPTIEVFRHPGFRIVPGISLACEGPVWTVALFCRVAPEQARTVALDVSSRTSAALTRIAYREVFHTDPEFVPTLPVADVRSIDADAVLLIGDPVFRQNAPDFRIVDLGELWNRWTGLPFVFAVWAARTDAPHARVIGLLNQAKREGMAHLSQIAARECVARRLDPALCRAYLSERMRYDLTPRHLEGMRRFLRLASDVGILSEPDDPSDLLLPV, translated from the coding sequence ATGTCGTCTTCTGAGCCGACGATCCGCATCGGCACGGTGGGTTATCTGAACTCGGTTCCCCTAACGGAGGGACTGGACGGGAAGCCCGGCGTCGAGCTCTGCCGAGGCGTTCCGAGCGCGCTGGCGGACGATCTGGTGGCGGGGAGGATCGATGTCGGGCTGGTTCCGACCATCGAGGTGTTCCGCCATCCGGGGTTCCGCATCGTGCCGGGCATCTCGCTAGCGTGCGAGGGACCCGTCTGGACTGTCGCGCTCTTCTGCCGCGTGGCGCCGGAGCAGGCTCGAACCGTCGCGCTCGACGTGAGCTCGCGGACATCGGCGGCATTGACGCGGATCGCCTACCGCGAGGTGTTCCACACGGACCCGGAGTTCGTACCGACGCTGCCCGTTGCTGACGTGCGTTCCATCGACGCCGACGCGGTGCTGCTCATCGGCGACCCCGTCTTCCGGCAGAACGCGCCGGACTTCCGGATCGTCGACCTGGGCGAGCTCTGGAACCGTTGGACAGGGCTGCCGTTCGTCTTCGCCGTCTGGGCGGCTCGTACGGACGCGCCGCACGCCCGGGTCATCGGATTGCTCAACCAAGCGAAGCGCGAGGGCATGGCGCATCTGTCGCAGATCGCCGCGCGGGAGTGCGTGGCTCGGCGGCTCGACCCGGCGCTCTGCCGTGCTTACCTGAGCGAGCGCATGCGGTACGACCTGACGCCGCGCCATCTGGAGGGCATGCGCCGGTTCCTGCGCCTTGCCAGCGATGTCGGCATCCTCAGTGAGCCCGACGATCCGTCCGACCTTCTCCTACCGGTTTGA
- a CDS encoding 4-hydroxybenzoate octaprenyltransferase, with the protein MRIILEMIKFEHTLFALPFAVMSAFLAARGVPSLDKLFWILVAMVGARSCAMAFNRLADARYDAENPRTKMRAVPAGLVSRRAVWVFTVVSGALLIVAAWRLNPLAFALSPVALATIMGYSLSKRFTSLSHAWLGLSLAIAPVGAWIAVRGRFDVLPLLLAAIVLLWVSGFDIIYACQDVEFDRARRLRSVPARMGVRGALVVSTWLHVVMFGLLASLPMVAASQDVRLGLPYGIGILLVAALLVYEHAIVKPHDLSRVNAAFFTLNGAISLVLMGVCIVDVVF; encoded by the coding sequence ATGCGGATCATCCTGGAAATGATCAAGTTCGAGCACACGCTCTTCGCTCTGCCGTTCGCCGTGATGAGCGCGTTCCTCGCGGCGCGGGGCGTGCCATCGCTCGACAAGCTCTTCTGGATCCTCGTCGCGATGGTCGGCGCGCGGAGCTGCGCGATGGCGTTCAACCGCCTCGCCGACGCCCGCTACGACGCCGAGAACCCCCGGACGAAGATGCGCGCGGTCCCCGCTGGGCTCGTCAGCAGACGCGCCGTGTGGGTCTTCACGGTCGTATCGGGAGCGCTGTTGATCGTTGCAGCATGGCGACTGAACCCGCTGGCGTTCGCGCTATCGCCGGTGGCTCTGGCGACGATCATGGGCTACTCGCTCTCGAAGCGGTTCACGTCGCTGTCGCACGCTTGGCTGGGGCTGTCGCTCGCCATCGCGCCGGTCGGTGCGTGGATCGCCGTTCGGGGCAGATTCGACGTTCTGCCGCTGCTCCTGGCGGCGATCGTGCTCCTTTGGGTATCGGGCTTCGACATCATCTACGCGTGCCAAGACGTCGAGTTCGACCGCGCGAGACGCCTGCGGTCGGTTCCGGCGCGGATGGGAGTCCGGGGCGCGCTCGTAGTGTCCACGTGGCTGCACGTCGTCATGTTCGGGCTTCTGGCGAGCCTGCCGATGGTCGCTGCCTCCCAGGATGTCCGGCTGGGACTGCCCTATGGAATCGGCATCCTGCTCGTCGCGGCGCTGCTGGTCTACGAGCACGCGATCGTGAAGCCGCATGACCTCTCGCGCGTCAACGCGGCGTTCTTCACGCTGAACGGCGCGATCAGCCTCGTCCTGATGGGGGTCTGCATCGTCGATGTCGTCTTCTGA
- a CDS encoding N-acetyltransferase family protein, whose amino-acid sequence MTMGETARIRLAEDADVEAMLAIYTPFVRDNAVSFEYDVPSLDVFRERIRATLEAMPWLVCDVDGDVAGYAYASRFRSRIAYQWTVETTVYIDSAYRRCGIARSLYTSLFECLRVQGYANAVAVISLPNPASVAFHEALGFVRAGIIPAAGFKHGRWVDVGYWSVPLTPGGGSPEPLLSVGDAARSAEWAAALSKGEGLIDFANQER is encoded by the coding sequence ATGACGATGGGCGAGACGGCGCGGATACGGCTCGCAGAGGACGCCGACGTCGAGGCGATGCTGGCGATCTACACGCCGTTCGTCCGCGACAACGCCGTGTCGTTCGAGTACGACGTACCCAGCCTCGACGTCTTCCGCGAGCGCATCCGCGCCACGCTCGAAGCGATGCCGTGGCTCGTCTGCGACGTGGACGGCGACGTCGCTGGGTACGCCTATGCGTCACGGTTCCGGTCGCGCATCGCCTATCAGTGGACGGTCGAGACGACGGTCTATATCGACAGCGCGTATCGTCGGTGCGGGATCGCGCGCTCTCTCTACACGTCGCTCTTCGAGTGCCTGCGGGTGCAGGGCTACGCGAACGCCGTCGCCGTCATCTCCCTGCCAAACCCGGCGAGCGTCGCGTTCCACGAAGCCCTGGGGTTCGTCCGGGCGGGGATCATCCCGGCGGCTGGGTTCAAACACGGGCGGTGGGTGGATGTGGGCTACTGGTCGGTTCCACTGACGCCGGGCGGCGGGAGCCCGGAGCCGCTCCTTTCCGTCGGCGACGCGGCTCGCTCGGCCGAATGGGCTGCCGCGCTGTCCAAGGGCGAGGGGCTCATCGACTTCGCGAATCAGGAGCGCTGA
- a CDS encoding UbiX family flavin prenyltransferase — translation MTKRLVVGITGASGVVYAQRAIQLLAGGDVEVHLTISESAGVVLWREQGIRVDLSPEGFRLSDLIGTDAPNVVYHYVKNVAAPIASGSFRTMGMMVVPASTGTCGALANGMATNLIHRAAEVCLKERRKLVLVPRETPLSTIHIENLLKLSQAGAVVLPAMPGFYHQPKTLADQVDFVVTKLFDQFDMDMGLIERWQG, via the coding sequence ATGACGAAGCGGCTCGTCGTCGGCATCACAGGAGCGAGCGGGGTCGTCTACGCCCAACGGGCGATCCAACTACTCGCCGGGGGCGATGTCGAGGTGCATCTGACGATCTCCGAGTCCGCAGGCGTCGTCCTCTGGCGCGAGCAGGGCATCCGCGTCGATCTGTCGCCGGAGGGGTTCCGCCTGAGCGATCTCATCGGAACCGACGCGCCGAACGTCGTCTATCATTACGTCAAGAACGTCGCCGCGCCCATCGCGAGCGGCTCGTTCCGCACGATGGGCATGATGGTCGTCCCGGCGAGCACGGGAACCTGCGGAGCGCTCGCCAACGGCATGGCGACGAACCTGATCCATCGCGCCGCCGAGGTGTGCCTCAAGGAGCGGCGCAAGCTCGTCCTGGTTCCACGCGAGACGCCGTTGAGCACGATTCATATCGAGAACCTGCTCAAGCTCTCGCAGGCAGGCGCAGTGGTTCTGCCGGCGATGCCGGGCTTCTACCATCAGCCAAAGACGCTTGCCGATCAGGTCGATTTCGTCGTGACGAAGCTCTTCGATCAGTTCGACATGGACATGGGGCTCATTGAGCGGTGGCAGGGATGA
- the ubiE gene encoding bifunctional demethylmenaquinone methyltransferase/2-methoxy-6-polyprenyl-1,4-benzoquinol methylase UbiE, which yields MAPRDRHVRRHPQPRGSPLEGIRAVTRPDPLPPPSDKEAYVHAIFSDIAPRYDFLNSLLSLRFDRRWRKAAARMARVSKGSAILDICCGTGELAFALSDAAGGGPVIASDFVQEMLVLGREKAARRNCPQAFIPVLANALSLPFPDGSFDAVTVAFGIRNVSDIAGGLAEMARVAKPGGRVVVLDFTQPRSRLFRSLYYFYFRRILPRVGNTISKNRDAAYSYLPASVLAFPDVEGFAALMRSTSLTNVRYRTLTLGIVAVHVGEKAA from the coding sequence ATGGCCCCGCGAGATCGTCATGTCCGACGCCATCCGCAACCTCGTGGATCGCCGCTGGAAGGAATACGGGCTGTGACCCGTCCCGACCCGCTTCCGCCTCCGAGCGACAAGGAGGCGTACGTCCACGCGATCTTCTCCGACATCGCGCCCCGGTACGACTTCCTCAACTCCCTGCTCAGCCTCCGATTCGACCGGCGTTGGCGCAAAGCCGCCGCGCGCATGGCTCGCGTGTCCAAAGGCAGTGCCATCCTCGACATCTGCTGCGGAACCGGCGAGCTCGCGTTCGCCCTGAGCGACGCGGCGGGAGGCGGGCCCGTCATAGCCTCGGACTTCGTGCAGGAGATGCTCGTCCTGGGGCGCGAGAAGGCGGCTCGGAGGAACTGTCCGCAGGCTTTCATCCCAGTGCTGGCGAACGCGCTGTCGCTGCCGTTCCCGGACGGGTCGTTCGACGCCGTGACGGTGGCGTTCGGGATTCGGAACGTGTCGGACATCGCGGGCGGGCTCGCCGAGATGGCGCGGGTCGCCAAGCCGGGCGGCCGGGTCGTCGTTCTCGACTTCACGCAGCCTCGGTCGCGGCTCTTCCGGTCGCTCTACTACTTCTACTTCCGGCGTATCCTGCCGCGCGTCGGGAACACGATCTCCAAGAACCGCGATGCAGCCTACTCGTACCTGCCGGCGTCGGTTCTCGCGTTCCCGGATGTGGAGGGGTTCGCAGCGCTGATGCGTTCGACGAGTTTGACGAACGTCCGTTACCGGACGTTGACGCTGGGCATCGTCGCGGTGCACGTCGGGGAGAAAGCGGCATGA
- a CDS encoding menaquinone biosynthesis decarboxylase, translating into MATANLREFVADLERRGELKRIRTQVSPHLEITEITDRVTKAGGPALLFEKVEGSSFPLLINTYGSYRRMSAALGVSDISDIAREIEELIQLSPPQNFLDKLRIVGLLAKVAKFPPKTVKSGPCQDVVLTGDQVDLTKLPVITCWPEDGGPYITLGQVYTKSLSTGSRNVGLYRVQVFGPNSAAMHWHMHHDGASHYREYARAGKRMPIAVAIGGDPTLAYAATAPLPSAVDELLFAGFLRKDHVPIVRAATLTTENGYDVDIEVPAEAEFVIEGYLESNELVTEGPFGDHTGFYSLADQYPAFHITAITHRKDPIYQTTIVGKPPQEDYYLGKATERIFMPLIRTQIPEIVDMNLPIFGVFHNFVFVAIDKQYPWHAKKVMHSFWGLGQLMFSKIIVVVDKHVNVQDPDDVWFHVGSNVDPRRDISFADGPVDILDHASPRLGIGSKMGIDATEKWASEGFDREWPREIVMSDAIRNLVDRRWKEYGL; encoded by the coding sequence ATGGCAACTGCGAATCTCCGTGAGTTCGTGGCCGACCTGGAGCGCCGAGGCGAGCTGAAGCGCATCCGAACGCAGGTCTCACCCCACCTAGAGATCACGGAGATCACCGACCGCGTCACGAAGGCGGGCGGCCCCGCGCTTCTCTTCGAGAAGGTCGAGGGGTCGTCCTTCCCGCTGCTCATCAACACCTACGGCTCCTATCGGCGCATGTCGGCGGCGCTTGGCGTGTCGGACATCAGCGACATCGCCCGCGAGATCGAAGAGCTCATCCAGCTTTCTCCCCCGCAGAACTTCCTCGACAAGCTGCGCATCGTCGGGCTGCTGGCGAAGGTCGCCAAGTTCCCGCCGAAGACCGTCAAGAGCGGACCCTGCCAGGACGTCGTCCTGACGGGCGACCAGGTCGATCTGACGAAACTGCCGGTCATCACCTGCTGGCCCGAAGACGGCGGACCCTACATCACACTGGGACAGGTCTACACGAAGAGCCTATCGACCGGCTCCCGGAACGTCGGGCTCTACCGCGTCCAGGTGTTCGGACCGAACAGCGCGGCGATGCATTGGCACATGCACCACGACGGCGCGAGCCACTACCGCGAATACGCGCGCGCGGGCAAGCGAATGCCGATCGCCGTCGCCATCGGAGGCGACCCGACGCTAGCGTACGCCGCGACGGCTCCGCTGCCTTCTGCCGTCGATGAGCTCCTCTTCGCCGGGTTCCTGCGCAAGGATCACGTGCCCATTGTCCGAGCCGCGACGCTAACGACCGAGAACGGCTACGACGTGGACATCGAGGTGCCCGCCGAAGCGGAGTTCGTCATCGAAGGCTACCTGGAATCCAACGAGCTCGTCACCGAGGGGCCCTTCGGCGATCACACGGGGTTCTACTCGCTCGCCGACCAGTACCCGGCGTTCCACATCACGGCGATCACGCACCGGAAGGACCCGATCTACCAGACGACTATCGTCGGGAAGCCGCCTCAAGAGGACTACTACCTCGGCAAGGCGACCGAGCGCATCTTTATGCCGCTCATCCGAACGCAGATCCCCGAGATCGTCGATATGAACCTGCCCATCTTCGGCGTGTTCCACAACTTCGTCTTCGTCGCCATCGACAAGCAGTACCCGTGGCACGCGAAGAAGGTGATGCACTCGTTCTGGGGCTTGGGTCAGCTCATGTTCTCGAAGATCATCGTCGTCGTGGACAAGCACGTGAACGTCCAGGACCCCGACGACGTGTGGTTCCACGTGGGCAGCAACGTCGATCCCCGCCGCGATATCTCGTTCGCCGACGGGCCCGTGGACATCCTCGACCACGCGTCGCCCCGGCTGGGAATCGGCTCGAAGATGGGCATCGACGCGACGGAGAAGTGGGCGAGCGAGGGCTTCGACCGCGAATGGCCCCGCGAGATCGTCATGTCCGACGCCATCCGCAACCTCGTGGATCGCCGCTGGAAGGAATACGGGCTGTGA
- a CDS encoding AAA family ATPase produces the protein MLTRVLIRNFKRFGEVEVELGSRVLLIGPNNSGKTSALQALALWEIGLRRWNEKRGDQAVPEKRPGVTINRRDLIAVPVPDASLLWRNLHVRDVRRTDGKQVTQNVRIDIIVDGVTNGEMWTCGLEFDYANEESFYCRPLRLPGNAGRMPIPPAAGSVRMAFLPPMSGLTANETRLDQGAVNVRIGEGRTAEVLRNLCYAIFEQDERREQDERRWRELALKIQHAFGVELEDPVYVPERGEIRMAYRERDIRLDLSSSGRGLQQTLLVLAYMYANPGSILLLDEPDAHLEILRQRDIYQLLTDVALENGNQIIAASHSEVLLNEAASQDVVVAFVGKPHRINDRGSQLSKALRDIPWEDYYLAEATGWVLYLEGSTDLAILRAFARRLPHPQAEQALERPFVHYVGNQPVKVLEHFHGLREAVPSLKWIALFDRLEQGLPDGLGAGALVWRRREIENYLCHPDALLSYARGSAERDAPGPLFYASEAARRVEVMEEVVRDLESAAAFDQRKPSPWSDQAKASDDVLIPVFDQFFRRLQLPNAMGKGSFHELVQHVPDDQIDPEVTEKLDVIARVAMSALPPDMDG, from the coding sequence ATGCTGACCAGAGTCCTCATCCGTAACTTCAAGCGGTTCGGCGAGGTAGAGGTCGAGCTAGGGAGCCGCGTCCTTCTCATCGGCCCCAATAATTCGGGCAAGACATCGGCATTGCAGGCGCTTGCGCTGTGGGAAATCGGACTGAGACGTTGGAACGAGAAGCGCGGCGACCAGGCGGTTCCAGAGAAGCGCCCTGGCGTGACGATCAACCGGCGTGATCTCATCGCCGTCCCCGTTCCCGATGCGAGCCTCCTCTGGCGGAATCTCCACGTTCGCGACGTACGCCGCACTGATGGCAAGCAGGTGACTCAGAACGTCCGTATCGACATTATCGTCGATGGCGTGACCAACGGCGAGATGTGGACCTGCGGACTGGAGTTCGACTACGCAAACGAGGAGTCCTTCTATTGTCGCCCGCTGCGTCTGCCCGGCAATGCCGGCAGAATGCCGATTCCTCCCGCGGCCGGGAGTGTCCGCATGGCGTTCTTGCCGCCGATGTCTGGCCTGACTGCCAACGAGACGCGGTTGGATCAAGGCGCGGTCAACGTGCGCATCGGTGAGGGCAGAACCGCGGAAGTGCTACGGAACCTCTGCTACGCGATCTTCGAACAGGACGAGCGCCGAGAACAGGACGAGCGTCGATGGCGGGAGCTCGCATTGAAGATTCAGCATGCGTTTGGTGTGGAGTTAGAGGACCCGGTCTATGTACCCGAACGCGGTGAAATCCGGATGGCTTACCGAGAGCGCGATATCCGGTTGGACCTCTCTTCGTCGGGCAGGGGGCTTCAGCAGACCCTTCTCGTTCTCGCCTACATGTATGCGAATCCGGGTTCGATTCTGCTCCTCGACGAGCCCGACGCCCACCTGGAGATTCTGCGTCAGCGAGACATCTATCAGTTGCTGACCGACGTCGCGCTTGAGAACGGCAACCAGATCATCGCGGCAAGCCATTCGGAAGTACTGCTGAACGAGGCGGCATCGCAGGATGTCGTCGTCGCCTTCGTCGGCAAACCGCACCGGATCAACGATCGAGGGAGCCAGCTATCCAAGGCTCTCCGGGATATCCCGTGGGAGGACTACTACCTCGCCGAAGCGACGGGATGGGTGCTCTATCTTGAGGGCTCCACAGACCTTGCCATTCTGCGGGCGTTCGCCAGAAGATTACCGCATCCGCAAGCTGAGCAAGCGCTGGAACGCCCTTTCGTCCACTACGTCGGCAATCAGCCGGTGAAGGTGTTGGAGCACTTCCACGGGCTTCGCGAGGCGGTTCCAAGTCTAAAGTGGATTGCGCTGTTTGACCGACTGGAGCAAGGGCTTCCGGACGGGCTCGGCGCGGGAGCACTCGTCTGGCGGCGGAGGGAGATCGAGAACTATCTCTGCCATCCGGACGCGCTGCTGAGCTACGCGCGCGGTTCCGCTGAACGGGATGCGCCGGGTCCGCTCTTCTATGCTTCGGAAGCCGCTCGGCGCGTCGAAGTGATGGAAGAAGTGGTTCGAGACCTCGAATCCGCGGCGGCATTCGACCAGCGGAAGCCGTCACCGTGGTCGGACCAAGCGAAAGCCAGTGACGACGTCCTCATCCCAGTGTTTGATCAGTTCTTCCGCAGACTCCAACTGCCGAACGCCATGGGAAAGGGCAGCTTCCACGAGCTCGTCCAGCACGTTCCCGATGACCAAATCGACCCAGAGGTCACCGAAAAGCTCGACGTGATCGCACGCGTCGCGATGTCAGCTCTGCCACCCGATATGGACGGTTAA